In Acidiphilium acidophilum, one genomic interval encodes:
- a CDS encoding transglutaminase family protein has protein sequence MSIQVALTHRTSYKYDRPVRLGPQTIRLRPAPYARTPILAYTLAVAPKPHFLNWLQDPQGNFLARVVFPEAVTEFSVTVDLIADMATINPFDFFLEPEAETWPFAYDPVLEQELAPFRRTETPGPLLAALIEQGAAIEASTVNKLVALNALVQSRVAYVVRMEPGVWSPEHTLAEARGSCRDSAWLLVHLLRHLGFAARFCSGYLIQLVADVKPVEGPAGPTEDFTDLHAWAEVYLPGAGWIGLDATSGLLTGEGHIPLAASPDPISAAPISGGVEPAGVEFDFAMTIRRIEQTPRVTRPYDEADWQAILAMGQRVDAALAVNDVRLTMGGEPTFVSATDIDAPEWNIDALGPTKRTMAGRLLRRIAPVWAQGAVLQYAQGKLYPGEPLPRWALHAFWREDGEPVWQNPALLASDDDIADHPGDATAATATAFATALAEALGIDPAFVMQAYEDVHYYLWRESKLPANVRAEASRIADPIERARLARLFTGDLTAPSGAVLPLRRVADGAARLWQSARWTLRGGDLVLIPGDSPIGLRLPLDQLPWEDPAETETDIPDDPFAPHPRLPSAAALHAGLPTAPVAALPQKLRGEAPGIVRTALAVEARGGYLHVFLPPLAAVEDFLVLIAAIEKTAAASGRRIFLEGYQPPDDPRLLSFSVTPDPGVIEVNLPPAATWPTLVHRTLELYEFARETGLAAEKFMLDGRHVGTGGGNHVVMGAAEAADSPFLRRPDLLKSLLGFWHNHPSLSYLFSGLFIGPSSQHPRIDEARDDTVLELETAFRQIKPGEETAPWVIDRLLRNILCDMTGNLHRTEFCIDKLYAPGAASGRRGLVEFRAFEMPPDARMSVAQALLMRACVAAFWQTPYERRLIRWGTRLNDRFMLPHYVAADLRDALEELAMRGFALDPAWFAPHQEFRFPKLGAVTIAGIGLELRHALEPWHVLGEEQSGSGTARYVDSAVERVQVKLTDWNDERFTLACNGIAVPLTETGIAGERVAGIRFKAWSPPSSLHPMIKPQTPLIFDVIDQWTGRALGGMTHHTVHPGGRGYEKFPVNANEAEARRRSRFLAFGHTPGEIEPVTGAVSAEHPITLDLRRFA, from the coding sequence ATGTCGATCCAAGTCGCCCTGACGCATCGCACCAGCTACAAATACGACCGTCCGGTGCGGCTGGGACCGCAGACCATCCGCCTCCGCCCGGCGCCCTACGCCCGCACGCCCATCCTCGCCTACACGCTGGCAGTCGCGCCGAAACCCCATTTCCTCAACTGGCTGCAGGACCCGCAGGGCAATTTCCTCGCCCGGGTGGTGTTCCCCGAAGCGGTCACCGAATTCAGCGTCACGGTCGACCTGATCGCCGATATGGCAACGATCAACCCGTTCGATTTCTTTCTCGAACCCGAAGCCGAGACCTGGCCCTTCGCCTACGACCCGGTGCTGGAACAGGAACTCGCCCCGTTCCGCCGCACCGAAACCCCCGGCCCCCTGCTCGCCGCCCTGATCGAACAGGGCGCCGCGATCGAGGCGAGCACGGTGAACAAGCTGGTCGCGCTCAACGCGCTGGTGCAATCCCGCGTCGCCTATGTGGTGCGGATGGAACCCGGCGTCTGGTCGCCCGAGCACACCCTCGCCGAAGCGCGCGGGTCCTGCCGCGATTCCGCCTGGCTGCTGGTGCACCTGCTGCGCCATCTCGGCTTCGCCGCCCGCTTCTGCTCGGGCTACCTGATCCAGCTGGTCGCCGATGTGAAACCGGTCGAGGGCCCCGCCGGCCCGACCGAGGATTTCACCGATCTTCACGCCTGGGCCGAGGTCTATCTCCCCGGCGCGGGCTGGATCGGGCTCGATGCCACGTCCGGATTGCTGACCGGCGAGGGCCATATCCCGCTGGCCGCCAGCCCGGACCCGATCTCCGCCGCGCCGATCTCGGGCGGGGTCGAACCCGCCGGCGTCGAATTCGATTTCGCCATGACGATCCGCCGGATCGAACAGACCCCGCGCGTCACCCGCCCCTATGACGAGGCCGATTGGCAGGCGATCCTCGCGATGGGCCAGCGGGTCGATGCCGCCCTTGCGGTGAACGATGTCCGCCTCACCATGGGCGGCGAACCCACCTTCGTCTCCGCCACCGATATCGACGCCCCGGAATGGAACATCGATGCGCTCGGCCCGACCAAGCGCACCATGGCCGGGCGCCTGCTCCGCCGGATCGCCCCGGTCTGGGCGCAAGGTGCCGTGCTGCAATACGCGCAGGGCAAGCTCTACCCGGGCGAGCCGCTGCCGCGCTGGGCGCTCCACGCCTTCTGGCGCGAGGATGGCGAACCGGTCTGGCAGAACCCGGCCCTGCTCGCGAGCGACGACGATATCGCGGATCACCCCGGCGACGCCACCGCCGCAACCGCAACCGCCTTCGCCACCGCCCTTGCCGAAGCGCTGGGGATCGACCCCGCCTTCGTGATGCAAGCCTACGAGGACGTGCATTACTACCTCTGGCGCGAGTCGAAACTCCCCGCCAATGTCCGCGCCGAAGCGAGCCGGATCGCCGACCCGATTGAGCGCGCCCGCCTCGCCCGCCTGTTCACCGGCGACCTCACCGCCCCGAGCGGTGCCGTCCTGCCGCTGCGGCGGGTCGCCGATGGTGCCGCCCGGCTCTGGCAATCCGCCCGGTGGACCCTGCGCGGCGGCGACCTCGTGCTGATCCCCGGCGATTCCCCGATCGGCCTGCGCCTCCCGCTCGACCAATTGCCCTGGGAAGACCCCGCCGAGACCGAAACCGACATCCCCGACGATCCTTTCGCCCCGCACCCCCGGCTGCCCTCGGCGGCGGCGCTCCACGCCGGTCTCCCCACCGCGCCGGTCGCCGCCCTGCCGCAGAAGCTGCGCGGCGAAGCCCCCGGCATCGTCCGCACCGCCCTCGCGGTCGAGGCACGCGGCGGGTACCTGCACGTGTTTCTGCCCCCGCTTGCCGCCGTCGAGGATTTTCTGGTCCTGATTGCCGCGATCGAGAAAACCGCCGCCGCCTCCGGCCGCCGGATTTTCCTCGAAGGCTACCAGCCGCCGGACGATCCCCGCCTGCTCAGCTTTTCGGTCACCCCCGACCCCGGCGTGATCGAAGTCAACCTGCCCCCCGCCGCGACCTGGCCCACTCTGGTCCACCGCACCCTCGAACTCTATGAATTCGCCCGCGAAACCGGCCTCGCCGCCGAGAAATTCATGCTCGATGGCCGCCATGTCGGCACCGGCGGCGGCAACCACGTGGTCATGGGGGCCGCCGAGGCCGCCGACAGCCCGTTTCTCCGCCGGCCGGACCTGCTGAAATCCCTGCTCGGCTTCTGGCATAACCACCCCAGCCTGTCCTATCTGTTTTCCGGCCTGTTCATCGGCCCCTCCAGCCAGCACCCGCGGATCGACGAAGCGCGTGACGACACCGTGCTGGAACTCGAAACCGCGTTCCGCCAGATCAAACCGGGCGAGGAAACCGCGCCCTGGGTGATCGACCGGCTGCTGCGCAACATTCTGTGCGACATGACCGGCAATCTGCACCGCACCGAATTCTGCATCGACAAGCTCTACGCCCCCGGTGCCGCCTCGGGTCGGCGCGGCCTCGTCGAATTCCGCGCCTTCGAAATGCCGCCCGATGCGCGGATGTCGGTCGCCCAGGCCCTGCTGATGCGCGCCTGCGTCGCCGCATTCTGGCAGACCCCGTACGAGCGCCGGCTGATCCGCTGGGGCACCCGGCTCAACGACCGCTTCATGCTGCCGCACTACGTCGCCGCCGATCTGCGCGACGCGCTGGAGGAACTGGCGATGCGCGGCTTCGCGCTCGACCCCGCCTGGTTCGCGCCACATCAGGAATTCCGGTTCCCGAAACTCGGCGCGGTCACCATCGCCGGCATCGGGCTCGAACTGCGCCACGCGCTGGAACCCTGGCACGTCCTCGGCGAGGAACAGAGCGGCTCCGGCACCGCCCGCTATGTCGACAGCGCGGTGGAGCGGGTGCAGGTCAAACTCACCGACTGGAACGACGAGCGCTTCACCCTCGCCTGCAACGGCATCGCCGTTCCCCTCACCGAAACCGGCATCGCGGGCGAGCGCGTCGCCGGCATCCGCTTCAAGGCATGGTCGCCGCCCTCATCGCTCCACCCGATGATCAAGCCGCAAACCCCTCTGATCTTCGATGTGATCGACCAATGGACCGGTCGCGCCCTCGGCGGCATGACCCATCACACCGTCCATCCCGGCGGACGCGGCTACGAGAAATTCCCGGTCAACGCCAACGAGGCCGAAGCCCGCCGCCGCTCCCGCTTCCTTGCCTTCGGCCACACGCCGGGCGAGATCGAACCGGTCACCGGCGCGGTCTCGGCGGAACACCCGATCACCCTCGATCTCCGCCGCTTCGCTTAG